From a region of the Solanum stenotomum isolate F172 chromosome 2, ASM1918654v1, whole genome shotgun sequence genome:
- the LOC125855538 gene encoding F-box/kelch-repeat protein SKIP6-like translates to MADLSSQSQLIPNLPDDIALQCLARVPRSHHPILSIVSKSWRCILSSTALYTTRSILRTTETFLYLNIRVNSTFHWYTLFHNLIFTNPEKPRKLFPLSSIPTKPIGPAFAVLGSRIYVIGGSIGEIPSNNVWVFDCRFNCWEMGPRMRIGREFAAAGVVNGKIYVMGGCVVDNWARSMNWAEVFDPTTGLWTALPSPIEVRDKWMHASAVVGEKMYAMADRGGVVYDVGGCEWGSVSKRLDLGWRGRAAVVGGVLYCYDYLGKIRGYDVKEDVWKELKGVDKGLPKFLCGATMVNFDDRLCVVWEGKGRGKEVDIMCAEIEVWKDEDGGLSGNILWSDMILVVPNGASIVQCLAVDL, encoded by the coding sequence ATGGCGGATCTTAGCTCACAATCTCAGCTCATCCCTAACCTCCCAGACGACATTGCCTTACAGTGCTTAGCCAGAGTGCCACGTTCCCATCACCCCATTCTCTCCATCGTCTCCAAATCTTGGCGTTGCATCTTAAGCTCCACTGCACTTTACACCACCCGATCAATCCTCCGTACTACCGAAACCTTCCTCTACCTTAATATCCGGGTAAACTCCACTTTCCACTGGTATACTCTCTTCCACAACCTTATTTTCACAAACCCAGAAAAACCCAGAAAGCTTTTTCCCCTTTCTTCAATACCCACCAAGCCGATTGGACCGGCGTTTGCAGTATTGGGCTCGAGAATCTATGTGATTGGTGGGTCTATTGGTGAAATTCCTTCGAATAATGTGTGGGTTTTTGATTGTAGGTTTAATTGTTGGGAAATGGGGCCGAGAATGAGAATTGGTAGGGAGTTTGCAGCAGCTGGTGTTGTGAATGGGAAGATTTATGTAATGGGTGGGTGTGTTGTTGATAATTGGGCGAGGTCGATGAATTGGGCTGAGGTTTTTGATCCGACGACGGGGTTGTGGACTGCGTTGCCGAGTCCGATTGAAGTTAGGGATAAGTGGATGCATGCTAGTGCAGTTGTGGGTGAGAAAATGTATGCAATGGCGGATAGGGGAGGAGTGGTGTATGATGTTGGGGGATGTGAATGGGGGAGTGTGTCGAAAAGGCTTGATTTGGGTTGGAGGGGACGGGCTGCGGTGGTGGGAGGGGTGTTGTATTGTTATGATTATTTGGGTAAGATTAGAGGGTATGATGTGAAGGAAGATGTGTGGAAGGAATTGAAAGGGGTGGATAAGGGGTTGCCTAAGTTTCTCTGTGGTGCCACGATGGTGAATTTTGATGACAGGTTGTGTGTTGTGTGGGAAGGCAAGGGGAGGGGAAAGGAGGTTGACATTATGTGTGCAGAGATCGAAGTGTGGAAGGATGAAGATGGAGGGTTGAGTGGGAACATTTTGTGGTCGGATATGATTCTTGTTGTTCCTAATGGTGCCTCAATTGTGCAGTGCTTGGCAGTTGACTTGTGA
- the LOC125856353 gene encoding shikimate kinase, chloroplastic: MEARVSQSLQLPSWINSDKVVRKPSGLLHFSEKWNEKPRHRIVVSCHLQPRKAARSDRRVQLKVSCSSQNVQASVLESGCFSASIDEIETLKNKAEEVEEYLDGRCVYLVGMMGSGKTTVGRILAETLGYSFFDCDRLIEQAVGGTTVAEIFELRGENFFRDNETEALHKLSLMHRLVVSTGGGAVVRPINWRHMHKGISVWLDVPLEALAKRITAEGTKSRPLLHEESGDVYDKTLKRLTTLMEKRGENYANASARVSLENIALKREKDVCQITPTEITLEVLIQIENFLKTQKSVVVL; this comes from the exons ATGGAGGCTAGAGTTTCGCAGAGCCTTCAGTTGCCCTCATGGATAAATTCAGATAAGGTAGTAAGGAAACCAAGTGGTTTGTTGCATTTCTCTGAGAAGTGGAATGAAAAACCAAGGCATCGGATAGTCGTATCCTGCCATTTACAGCCTAGAAAAGCTGCACGTTCTGATAGACGAGTACAGTTGAAAGTTTCATGTTCTTCTCAAAATGTTCAAG CTTCAGTTCTGGAATCAGGATGTTTCTCTGCATCAATTGATGAAATCGAGACATTAAAG AATAAAGCAGAAGAGGTTGAAGAATATCTAGATGGACGATGTGTATACCTCGTTG GAATGATGGGCTCCGGAAAAACAACCGTGGGCCGGATTTTGGCAGAAACATTGGGATATTCCTTTTTCGACTG TGACAGGCTGATAGAGCAGGCTGTTGGTGGAACTACTGTAGCTGAAATTTTTGAGCTTCGAGGAGAGAACTTCTTCAGGGATAATGAG ACGGAGGCATTGCACAAGCTATCTTTGATGCATCGGCTTGTTGTTTCAACGGGTGGAGGTGCAGTTGTTCGTCCCATTAATTG GAGACATATGCACAAGGGTATTAGTGTTTGGTTAGATGTCCCTTTAGAAGCTTTGGCCAAGAGAATTACTGCTGAAGGAACTAAATCTCGCCCCCTTTTACATGAAGAATCAGGAGACGTTTATGATAAG ACTTTGAAGCGGTTAACTACTTTAATGGAGAAGAGGGGTGAAAATTATGCCAATGCAAGTGCCAGGGTTTCACTAGAAA ATATTGCattgaaaagggaaaaagatGTCTGCCAAATTACACCTACTGAAATTACTTTAGAG GTGCTTATACAAATTGAGAACTTCTTAAAGACACAAAAGAGCGTAGTTGTGCTATAA
- the LOC125856640 gene encoding protein YELLOW LEAF 1, choloroplastic-like, translating to MSLTASTTMSATTLPIVRAGDQCRKQFKPIPSVPVGLHPLGMQSQLINNRRRLICPVQQKRASIICSSALNARCAEGQTQTVTRESSTITVAPVQGKEKSPDLDDGGTGFPPRDDDGGGGGGGGGGGNWKGGFFFFGFLAFLGLLKDQEDEGPYRDQRRR from the exons ATGTCGTTAACTGCCAGTACCACCATGAGTGCGACTACTTTGCCAATAG TGAGAGCAGGGGATCAATGCCGGAAGCAATTCAAGCCAATACCATCAGTTCCTGTTGGCCTCCATCCGCTTGGCATGCAGTCTCAACTCATTAACAATAGAAGACGATTGATATGTCCTGTTCAACAAAAGCGTGCTTCAATTATATGTTCTTCTGCTCTG AATGCGAGATGTGCTGAAGGACAGACACAGACGGTTACACGGGAATCATCGACCATTACAGTTGCGCCAGTTCAAG GAAAGGAGAAATCTCCTGACCTGGATGATGGTGGGACTGGGTTCCCCCCTCGTGATGATGATGGAGGCGGAGGTGGAGGTGGGGGTGGCGGAGGCAATTGGAAAGGTGGGTTCTTCTTTTTCGGATTTCTTGCTTTCCTAGGCCTCTTGAAAGACCAGGAGGATGAAGGACCCTACCGGGACCAACGCAGAAGATGA
- the LOC125855685 gene encoding uncharacterized protein LOC125855685, with protein sequence MDVARGILVKMPVKSFHCGAFLGHYYHATKAYRRDVFHDHFEQIRIINAEVADYLENVGFHKWSRAYFPGNRYDVLTSNIAESANAMFNEAREFSIIALFNDISKRWSEKFHERRMAYAKLKTTFVPLAETKITANKNLGNKLLVHQIDEDTFSVTADNGIAMVHLRSKICLCREFDLDKIPCQHAMAALRHKFGDEYGKMIYETLIRIIR encoded by the exons ATGGATGTTGCACGAGGCATCTTGGTGAAAATGCCCGTAAAAAGTTTTCATTGTGGAGCTTTTCTTGGACATTATTACCATGCAACAAAAGCATATCGGAGAGATGTGTTCCATGACCATTTTGAACAAATTCGAATCATCAATGCGGAGGTTGCTGATTATCTTGAGAATGTTGGATTTCACAAATGGAGTAGAGCATATTTTCCAGGAAACAG ATATGATGTATTGACCTCAAATATTGCTGAGTCTGCTAATGCAATGTTCAATGAAGCAAGAGAATTTTCCATTATTGCCTTGTTTAATGATATAAGCAAGAGATGGTCGGAAAAATTTCATGAGAGAAGAATGGCATACGCCAAGTTAAAAACCACCTTCGTTCCTTTAGCTGAAACTAAAATAACGGCTAATAAGAATCTGGGAAATAAATTATTGGTCCATCAAATTGATGAAGACACCTTCAGCGTCACCGCGGACAATGGAATCGCAATGGTCCATCTTCGAAGTAAAATATGTTTGTGTCGAGAGTTTGACTTGGATAAAATACCCTGTCAACATGCTATGGCTGCGCTCAGACACAAATTTGGAGATGAATATGGCAAGATGATTTATGAGACTCTTATCCGTATTATAAGGTAG